A window of Nicotiana sylvestris chromosome 8, ASM39365v2, whole genome shotgun sequence genomic DNA:
TGCACCTTTTGCACCCTGAAAGATTTGCAGCTAGACTTGTAAAAGAGACCCAAAAAAATGACTGCATATATATTCAGCAAAAGATAATTACTAAAAAGGTAAAAACAACAATAATAAGTATAACAACGGTAAACTTCACATGCATTTATATGCAGTATATATCTTCACTGCAATGTATACACATACATGCCTAAATAACTCCACttatataaataaataagtaATGAACATCACGAACATGAGCATCGAACTCAAAAACTGATGCGATTGTGTTCGTTCTTCACTAAGTTGCTTAGATACCAGTACTTAGTTTATACGATGAGCATTCTAATCTTAATAATAAATTTAGACCACTCAAGATTGACAGAAATAAAGCACTTGATTTTGGAATAAGAACCAATGTAGCACATCACACAAAGAACATGTACATACACATCAAACAATTGTGCATCTATGCAGTGGCGTAGCCACACAGAGTGAAGGGTAGTTAGTTGAACACTCTTCATCAGAAAATTATACtgcatatataaaaattataccgTGCATATAGGTCAAAAATTACTTTCTATATATTAAACCTTTAACACCCTTAAGCGAAATTCATGCCTCAACCACTGCACCCGAAGAGTTTCTGTGTGTATATGCATAAAGCACATACTCAAACAATTTGTAGGCTCGAATGACCAAAAATAGATGCAAGTATTCAAGAATTTTCAATTGCAATAGTTATCAAGAAAGATTAGAAAATAATTTCACGTGCTAAAAGTAGATAAATTAGCAATGAGGGAATTAAGGGATTTTCTTCTTATAATAACTTAGATTTATTAAAAGGAGGCCTTTATTCTTCCACAATTATAAAAAGGAATATGGAATTTTGACTAATGAAAGAGATATTAAAAAAAGGACAAATGGAAGAGCAGCTCATAGTTTCAAATAGAGGGCACAAAAATCCAGCTTTTAACAACTAGAAAGGAAAAAAGGAATTTAAGTTGGTGTTAAAGATACAAACCAACTGGCGTCCAACTGATCTCCATGTCAGGATGCAAACACAAGCTAAAATTTGTATCCATCTTACTAGCTTGTGGAAAAAAGAGACACAGATTTTATAAGCTTTTTAAAATCTTTGGTTATATGCTAAGAATAAATAATTCAATCCAGTAGGAGAAATACAAAAATCCATGAATTTATGGAGGGATTAGATTTTCAGTATGTAAGAAACGTCATCTTTCCGCCATCTCGGGTTAGTCAAATTATTTCGATGCAAACTTCCAAAAGGCAACATCATATGAACGTCAGCAAAATACAAGTTGGATGTAGAATCTTAACCATCTAAGCTTTAGAAAGCTTAGACATAAATCTGGAAAATCAATCATCATTAAATCTCCAGCTTGGGGGAAAAAGGGAACATTAAAGAAGTAAATACAACCAAAATACACATTTTACATGCATAAAAACTGAGCAGCAGGAATTAGAGCTGTAATACAGATGGGAAAGGGCAGGAGCACTATCTGGATAACAGATAACCTTTAATGGGTAGCCCAAGCAAACGATAGCTGAAGCACCGACGCCGTTAGCAGCTATCATGCAGCTAACCCTACACAAAGGAGGATATTCGCCGCATGTGTTAATATGGAATTAATTGCATTACCCTGCACTTCATCAATTATCCGGTGCAACAAGGCGATAAATACATAAGATCAGGCAATGCACCCATATAAACATGGCTATGTGAAACACAACAAAGTTCTAAGTACCTTTCGTCATAATCTCTTAGAAAGAAACAATTCAAACACTGCAATTGGGAAGTAGTAGAGCATCCAGCAAACCAAATTTGAGCAAAGGTAATATAAGATATCTACACATAAGTTAATTGTTACAATGCTACGGAGATTAGAATGGACACATCCTGAAGCTCATCTATTGAAAGAGGTCTAGAATGTATGGACCCGGACATCCTTTCTGACTAATACCCTGATTAATTTATCTGTGCTAGAAACTCAACTCAACATGAATTACCCCTTTCTTATTCACAAAGGTTAAAATTAGGTTGTCTAGTAGATGACATCAACTGATTTTAAATAAGACAGGAGAAAGTTCCAAATTGTATACACAGTGTTCTAAACATGAGCAACGACTATCACCTTGAACCCATTGACTTCCCTGCCAAGATCAGCGGATGCCCAGGATATTTAGCAGACACCTCTTTGACAATATCGGAGTGAAAATCAACCAATTTTTCTGCCTTGGGGGGAGCCCTCCTCTTTCCACCAGACATATCTGCCAGAGTCCATAAAATTTCAGCAAGAAAATATGTACTATAAATGTTTGTGGATATTGGATAATACGTCGAGTGAAACATAAATCTTACATGGGTAGTCAAAGGTCACAACTTCAGCAGCATTCAGTTCCTTGCTCAACATCTCCTTCCATCTTCACAAAGCTTGGATAAGTTAGTACAGAAACTTTATGCTACTCATAAAGCATGCAGCTAAACTCTGATTTTAAGAAGTCGTTTACAACAATGTCAATATGTTGATTGAAGCAAATGATATAGAGTAAAATCTGTATATATTGTAAGACAAAGTTGACTGCCCTCCATAAGTGAGAAAAGTCATTTTACTCTTTTTCATAAAAATTGAGTTTAAGTTCTATGCACTCATGGtataaaaaatatttacacaATCAGATAACTTTACAATGTaagaatttaagttatatacaggTCATCGAAAACAGGTAAGCCTCCTTAAAATGTGGATTTGTAATCTTGAAAATAAGACAGGTTACCTACTAAAACAACCAGTAAAAGTGACCTCATAATGTAAATATTCCTTACACTGATGGTGTATAAAACTTAAAATCAAAAGGTAATTATATATAACTTTATCTAATAAGCATTTATTGATAACCTATGATAGAAGATAAGTAACCAGCTATAACAGGTTTAAGTTACACCGTAGTATACAAATTCATTACACTGTCAGTACATAAGAGAGATGACCTGATCATCCAATCAGAAGTGGAAGGAGCACCAGCACCATGAGCAAATACCACTACTGGTGACTTTTTTGAGCTTTCATTCACTTCTGCTTCTTTTTTTACTTGTTGCTTTTTtgactcttctgcttcttccttctGTTCTGTACGCTTGCGTTTTGAAGCTCGTCGGCTAGCCATTCCGATCGATACCGTTGAATAACCCGCCGGCGGAATTGGTTTCGAGCTATCGGAATAGTTATGCTGGAACTGGACGCGGACACCGAATTTTGCTGATATCGATTTTCGCGCCAAATGTTTGGACAATTTGTGAACGGTGGAAGTATTGGGCGGGGCTGACGAGAAGATCAATCAAGAGTTAGGCCCATAGTTTACATGGATAAAGTGCATCAAACTAGCTTAACTTATGGCACATTTACGCAAATGTCCCCTTTTTAGGACACTCTTTAGATTTTGTCACAGGTATTTTAGACAAATTGCCGGTcatattcattattttttttacccatatacataaattatatattgattatatataattatatatatatatatatatatatatatttatattatacCTTCAccgactatttttaatttaagtgatTGGAAGGACGGCTATTAGggttaattcttcttttaaatatTGTGCAAATATAGTCCTTAAAGTTTTACTCCTTCAGGATAACATAGGACATGGGTCTAATATTTTCTCATAAAGCATTAGAATGTGATTTAATATTTTCAATAACTTACAAAATTTAGGTCGTGATCTAACGCTTTCTCATGAGATTTTCAGTTTGTTTAAAAAGAATATTCTATAAACCGTGGTCTAAAAGGTCCATTAATTACAAGAGAAATACAACAAGatcatatagtaaataatataacttattaaaatacaCTAATGGTATCAAAATTTCTTATAGTCTATGGAAGTTGGCTTTCTATACATATTTGTAATATATACACTATCTTTTGGCGTTTCTCCTTTCTatctttctcaaaattttgaaCATTTTGATTCACGTTCTGAATCAAAgcataaattttaattaatagtacaaaaaattaattctctctctctaaaagcttACGCGTTTCTATAATGAACAAATTAAAGTCAAAAAGTGGTTCACAGAAATTGCAATTTGATCCACATGGATATTGGCTATGACTATTCGATAATCCTACCCTTCTAAAAAATTGGCATTGAAATTTGGAAGTAACAAAAAGGCAGAAGATATGGAGAGAGATCCCACACCCAAATTGGATAATGTTTTTGATCTCCAAGATCCCACTGTAGGCAACTTGCTTTATTACATTcatgggctatatatatatatatatatatattataaaaaggGGCTCATTAATCAATCTTTGTGTatgttaaaatagcacgggctagtcaGTTTTTGGACTGGTAATTGACAAATAGCCAAGCATTTGCAAAATCactgaaaaatagccattattttgctgcaacacggaaagttccagcataatatactggagaatgGTACACCTGTGTATGagcttccagcatattatgctggaacccCAACAcgcagaaagttccagcataatatactggagaatgatacacctgtatatgaacttccagcatattatgttggaactccaacacgcggaaagttccagcataatatactggagaatggtacacttgtgtatgaacttccagcatattatgctggaactccaacacgcggaaagttcc
This region includes:
- the LOC104215051 gene encoding uncharacterized protein, with protein sequence MASRRASKRKRTEQKEEAEESKKQQVKKEAEVNESSKKSPVVVFAHGAGAPSTSDWMIRWKEMLSKELNAAEVVTFDYPYMSGGKRRAPPKAEKLVDFHSDIVKEVSAKYPGHPLILAGKSMGSRVSCMIAANGVGASAIVCLGYPLKGAKGATRDELLLQLDVPVMFVQGSKDGLCPLEKLEAVRKKMKCANELYVIDGGDHSFKIGKKHLQLAESTQEEAEKLAVHAIATFVSNHVKEGCFSTT